The following are from one region of the Gadus chalcogrammus isolate NIFS_2021 chromosome 19, NIFS_Gcha_1.0, whole genome shotgun sequence genome:
- the trim32 gene encoding E3 ubiquitin-protein ligase TRIM32: MAGAASTTTTTTSLDADVMREVLECPICLETYSSDQLRPKLLQCGHTVCRQCLERLLASTINGVRCPFCSKVSRMSNIAQLADNLTVLKLLDCTSSCGAAAALMCRSCGSRLPHQYCHDCSTVFCDPCKLEGHQHRGHSVQPIRAAAEQRRKELGAKLAALREAMGQIQKKKVFIDNVSKSLRAKCRAVQQEYADCELSLQEELGRAQRGFAASMAEIEKLNRQVLEEQTYLLHIAEVQVVSRCDYLTMQARQSDVALLENAAGCPDDAELDLRGSLPKTLKLQEPLLLKADRQRALEVAKLTAKMCAVSVDDEDEALELAVEDGLAGLEGATGGEASDAPQESMDLYRDVNMVVAAEEAVCASPVNFKSKSLDEGGGPSPGAAGADAGPHLCQFVKRMGCKGNLPGMFNLPVSICVSSQGEVLVADRGNYRVQIFNRKGFQRQIQRNASSIDNFVLSFLGADLPNLVPLSIAVNAAGLIGLTDNYDNSVKVYTMEGHCVACHKNQLIKPWGITATPSGQFVVTDVEGGKLWSLAVERNGGVVSYSRLCSAVRPKFVACDAEGTVYFTQGLALNFEKRHNELQLEGGFSIGSVSSEGLLGKQLSHFFAENEDFRCITGMCVDANGDLLVTDSGRKEILRFPKEGGFHVLIREGLTCPVGVAITQKGQLLVLDCWDHCVKVYAYVHKRRSSTC; the protein is encoded by the coding sequence ATGGCCGGCgccgccagcaccaccaccaccaccacctccctggACGCGGACGTCATGCGGGAGGTGCTCGAGTGCCCCATCTGCCTGGAGACGTACAGCTCGGACCAGCTGAGGCCCAAGCTCCTGCAGTGCGGCCACACGGTGTGCCGCCAGTGCCTGGAGCGGCTGCTGGCCAGCACCATCAACGGCGTGCGCTGCCCGTTCTGCAGCAAAGTGTCCCGCATGAGCAACATCGCCCAGCTGGCCGACAACCTCACCGTGCTCAAGCTCCTGGACTGCACCAGCTCCTGCGGGGCGGCGGCCGCCCTCATGTGCCGCTCGTGTGGCAGCCGCCTGCCGCACCAGTACTGCCACGACTGCTCCACGGTCTTCTGCGACCCCTGTAAGCTGGAGGGCCACCAGCACCGGGGCCACTCGGTGCAGCCCATCCGAGCCGCGGCCGAGCAGCGGCGCAAGGAGCTGGGGGCCAAGCTGGCCGCTCTCAGGGAGGCCATGGGCCAGATCCAGAAGAAGAAGGTGTTCATCGACAACGTGTCCAAGTCTCTGAGGGCCAAGTGCCGGGCGGTGCAGCAGGAGTACGCCGACTGCGAGCTGAGCctccaggaggagctgggccGCGCGCAGCGGGGCTTCGCCGCCTCCATGGCGGAGATCGAGAAGCTGAACCgccaggtgctggaggagcagaCGTACCTGCTGCACATCGCCGAGGTGCAGGTGGTGTCTCGCTGCGACTACCTGACCATGCAGGCGAGGCAGAGCGACGTGGCGCTGCTGGAGAACGCGGCGGGTTGCCCCGACGACGCCGAGCTGGACCTGAGGGGCAGCCTGCCCAAGACCCTGAAGCTGCAGGAGCCCCTGCTGCTCAAGGCCGACCGCCAGAGGGCCCTCGAGGTGGCCAAGCTCACGGCCAAGATGTGCGCCGTCAGCGtggacgacgaggacgaggcGCTGGAGCTCGCCGTGGAGGACGGTCTGGCGGGGCTGGAGGGCGCCACGGGCGGCGAGGCGTCGGACGCCCCGCAGGAGTCGATGGACCTCTACCGAGACGTCAACATGGTGGTGGCCGCCGAGGAGGCGGTGTGTGCCTCGCCCGTCAACTTCAAATCAAAGTCCCTGGACGAGGGAGGAGGGCCCTCGCCCGGCGCGGCCGGGGCCGACGCGGGGCCCCACCTCTGCCAGTTCGTCAAGAGGATGGGCTGCAAGGGGAACCTGCCGGGAATGTTCAACCTGCCGGTGAGCATCTGCGTGTCGTCGCAGGGCGAGGTGCTCGTGGCGGACCGCGGCAACTACCGCGTGCAGATCTTCAACCGCAAGGGCTTCCAGCGGCAGATCCAGCGCAACGCCAGCAGCATCGACAACTTTGTGCTGAGCTTCCTCGGCGCCGACCTGCCCAACCTGGTGCCGCTGTCCATTGCCGTCAACGCCGCGGGGCTCATCGGCCTGACCGACAACTACGACAACTCGGTGAAGGTGTACACCATGGAGGGCCACTGTGTGGCCTGCCACAAGAACCAGCTGATTAAGCCGTGGGGCATCACGGCCACGCCCTCGGGCCAGTTcgtggtgacggatgtggaggGCGGCAAGCTCTGGAGCCTGGCGGTGGAGCGCAACGGGGGCGTGGTCAGCTACAGCCGCCTGTGCTCGGCGGTGAGGCCCAAGTTCGTGGCGTGCGACGCCGAGGGCACGGTGTACTTCACGCAAGGGCTGGCGCTCAACTTCGAGAAGCGCCACAACGAGCTTCAGCTGGAGGGCGGCTTCTCCATCGGCTCGGTGAGCAGCGAGGGCCTGCTGGGCAAGCAGCTGAGCCACTTCTTCGCCGAGAACGAGGACTTCCGCTGCATCACGGGCATGTGCGTGGACGCCAACGGGGACCTCCTGGTGACGGACAGCGGCCGCAAGGAGATCCTGCGCTTCCCCAAGGAGGGCGGCTTCCACGTGCTGATCCGCGAGGGGTTGACCTGCCCGGTGGGCGTGGCAATCACCCAGAAGGGACAGCTGCTGGTCCTGGACTGCTGGGACCACTGCGTGAAGGTGTACGCGTACGTGCACAAGAGGCGCTCGTCCACCTGCTAG